Sequence from the Diorhabda carinulata isolate Delta chromosome 5, icDioCari1.1, whole genome shotgun sequence genome:
CATTCTTCGTCGTAGTTTTTTCTCCCagacacaaaattatttttagccGAAAAGTAAAGTCTATTTTGGCCAGTATATGATAATCATTTTTCTTACATTGCATTTGCCTTCATCTACAATTTTTCTCGGGAATCGactgaagaaaaataaacagaCAAACCGACGTCAAATAGCGTGGAGTGGCGTTGCGTGGTTCTAATGAGTTTCGGCCGTCTAGATAAAGCTCTATCGTTTTTCAAGGCCGTCTTTCAACGTTAGAAAATGATTCTATATGAAAAACCACACGATTAGAAAACGATATCCTTCCTATTAAATTATCCGcagatctaattttttttttttcgagattttgaGGTTGTCACTCTCAATTAATCCCTCAGAATAATTCGATTGCTTCCTACTTACCTTCACTTAATTCCCTTAAcaatcaaatttgatatttagttCAAGATATTGATTAAATTAGTTAAAGGTTTGcgaagaaattgatttttttcgaaattttaaagcCCCTCACCTGTACGCTTTTGTCCTGTGTAGGTTCTTACGCGGATCACCCTGTACATAACTGCATACACCATCGAAATCCTGTACTAAATGCTTCAcatattttaggttataaaaCCGCACAATAAAACGATTACTAGTCTAGTAATGAATTCCAAATCGAATGTGGTAGTTAGCGGAGGCGAAGACATGACTATATTCGTATTTTCCGTAAACACCATAaacgaaatgtcaaattttttggtACCCATCGGGTTCGTAGCGGCTCCCGATTCGGTAACTTATCTCGCGTGGAAACCTCAGACGGATTACGTGATATTAGTCGGTTGTTTACACGGTCAATTAATGGAAGTGGAAGTGCCTCACCAACCCCAAGATTATACCGAAGTTTCTTTCTTACTCAAAACGCAAccgaaatacaaaaatttccaATCGTACAAATCCCAGATAagaagaaatattcatttgaagaAAGTGGCCAAGAAGAAAGCCAAGAAAGTCGAATTGAAGAGGGTAGAGATGCAAAGGATACTTAAGGAGAATCCGGGATTGGAAATTGACGAAGAAGTATTTTTAGCCGATTCCGAACCAGAAGAAGAACTCGAACCGTTGTATTTCCCCGAAGAAAGAAGTCGAATTTTATGGATGCGGTATACGCCGGAAAAAACTATCTGGTTATCGATGTCGGggtgagaaaaattattttatatacaaaatttattaatttcggtattttttttttattcataattgcgtaaaaaattaatcttttaatTTAGAACCGCACCGTATATACGaatcaattatttaattgagAAAACATATCGGAGTATAgtaatttttcgaattattttcgttataaaaataaaataatgaaacattgataattttttcaaaattcaattttttttttataaaaacaatctattccaacaaaaataaaataattttcattgatatgTGTGTCAAACGATTATTAACCAACTTATTTATCACTgattatcgatttttaaataattcactacgattttattaatttcctatCACTTTGGCGCCATCTACGAGTgtaattctaatttaaaatcaCATACTTCATCACATATCATCTATACTTAGATAGTTCACCGCAATATTGTTTGTTACGATCGATCTAGAagtgtaaatttaaataaacaatccTTTTAAtgacaaataattcaatttttttcaataaaatcttcattccaacaaaaattgaataattttcttttatttgtgtGTCAAACAATTATTAGGGAACTTATTTATCATAGATTATCGATATTAAAATTCGGcacgattttattaatttccatcACTTTGGCGCCATCTGTTACGCTCGATCTAGAAGTGTAAACGTCCATTACTAATTTCCCATAGTCATAAAATACtgtcaaatttgaatttcattaatGGCGGGAAATTTTAATCTCATTTTATTACAGTAAAACTTGATTCggtattaattataattagtaacctagtaaaatttttaattaagtcTTTGAatcaaataatgtaattaaaaaaaaacataatagtCTTAAAACATTacgtttattaattaataaccAGAACTGGAAGTAACAATGCACACTACAACCATAGAATTATTTAGTATTATGTCATTTCTATTAATGCCCAACGACTCATCCACAACTTTAGAAactttcaacattattttttcaccttaattaattttaaattaaataaatcccaatttttatttttacgttatttatttacataaagtGAGGTAATGTCTTGTAATTGGTGACGTCATAACACAGTCTGGCAGATTCGATGGTAGAGTTTGTGTGAGCAGAGCCGTCTAGTGCTCTAAagtgtaaacaaaaaaaattaattcgtcCTTGAGTTATCTAGGTGAATATTTTAAGTGCGTTtcataagaatttttttcagatatgATGCCGGTTACATTTACGAATACAAAATGGATCAATCGGACAATATACCATTTAGATACAAAATGGTGTACGAGGCCGATGACGTCGAAATCAGTTCCTACGTTTACGagtaattatttttcctttaatCGATTATTAAATCGATTCTATCGATTCAAACGAAAGTAATTTGTTGAATATTACAGCGAACAAAGGAAGTATCTCATTTTCGCTATGCAAGACGGAAGTATACGTATAAATAGAGTGAATCCGAGAAATTTTCGAGATCTCAAAGATTATTATACGTATTCGTTACACGATAACCAATACGGTTTCATACCGAGGATGTGTTTTAGTTGGgacgaaaaatttttctttacgTGCGGTCACGACggtaagaaatttttttttaatggaatatttttatttaccaaaaatatcatataaacGAGTTAAGTAGGAATttctgaatacactgtttacactacacccAGAATTACACCGTCTGTCGCGCGTTTCGACGATCAAACTATCATCATCAGAGACTAATGACTTAACTAacttgttttatactaaattttcccgcCAATAAAACTTCTCCCGTGCAAATTAATTCCAGCaccaaggaggttttcccgcGCAAATATTTTCAAGGTTATAGACGTCATAGAGAATAGAACACCTAATACGGACAATAacatttacattgttgtcaaatcttcactaaattcatttaaaatcgCAATTTTTCGTGTAACATCGTTGTCAGATGACTGTTTTCTTGGAACTAATTCCAGTAAAACttaagatctgacaacaatgtaactactaacaaaaatgaaaataaaaacgtgTTTCGACGACTGAAATCTCCAAAAAACTATCAATTGCAGGCAATGTTTTCGTAATGCAATTCAATCACGAACATTACATGCCTCCTTTGGTGCTTAAACCGTTGATGAGGATGGCCCCCATTATCCCTACAAAGGATCTAGATCCTTACGTAAAATTGAGTCTAGAAGATACGAAAATACACGCCGAAGACGAAAGGATTATGAAAGCTGCTAACGAACATAAAGTAAGATTTAATCTAGTAAACAAGACTATATTTTTTCCGATGTACTCGTTTTAcattcaacaataaaaaaataacaaatcgACTTTCAGGCGCACGTAAGAGAAACGCTTAAAGGACTGAAAGAACGTTACGCTAAAATATTAGCACGAAACCACAAGCTTTTACCGAGTCAACAAATCCCCAGGGAAAAATTGGAACTCGACGAACGTGTATTGAATTACATAGAAGACGATTTTCAGAGTAAACTAGATTTGATACATCGAAAATTTGCGTACGATGTCGAAAAATCTaaattacaaatgaaaaaactcttgaaatatttcaCCGACCCGTGCGATATGCATCCGGTTAAAATTTATGGTATAAATTCCCCTTCGACTTATTTATTGACCGTTAGACAGAGAATTATGTCTTCGATGTTTCCTATAGTCATGAAGATGTGCgaagataaaattgaagaagagAAGAACAAAGGCAGGTcgttacaaattttattatatcactCATTAATTCGTATCTCATCGATCGAATCGATTTTATCGATTTTACTAGCGATACATTCGATTATATCAATagattattttccatttttattctaatatctaataaaatgaaaaatttaattttaatcacTGCTTACATTCAGAAAAGGACAAAAACCGTACAATCAGGTAAAGTACTAAAAGAGAATTTCCTAAATGATAATTCAATAAAACGTTTGTAcctactgttttttttttaatattagagtACCCGAAAGAACTCAACCTGTAGTAAAATTTCAAGCTCAAAAACAAACGAAATCCATGGCattagaatattttctattgagTTTAACGCCATCTCAAATCGAACAAAAACTGGGGCCTAAACTTACTAGACTACTACATAAATACCGACAACGAAGACATAAATGGGATCAACGCGCCCAACAGGTTAGTATCGCAGTTcgtgatttatatatatatatatatatatatatatatatatatatatatatatatatatatatatatcgtatCATCACAtataaaatattcgaatatCTTGTCACTCAAATTATTCTATGTTATTTAATTCGATTCAAATCGATCAATCGAGATTGTGTCAAACCGTACATAACCATAACATCTCAAATTGGACATAAACTGGATTCTAATCTTACGAGATTACTACATAAATATCAACAACGAAGACACAAATAGGATTTACTTACCTCAATAGGTTAGTAGTATCGTTCGTGATTTAAATAATCTTATAATCACATATAAAATATTCGAATGTCTTgtctattcaaattattctgtGTAACCTAGTTCGATTCGAATCGATTAATCGAAGTTGTGTCATATCTGTCAAATCGTACATAACCATAACCttatagttttgttaattaAGATGACgagcaatttcaattttaaaattcgtcaataaatatcaatatctaTTTCGAAATGGCCGAATCTGTTTTCGGTTGGGATTTACTTTACAACAGCGtcgaaaaagatataaaaaataatcaagataTTTTGATCTGTCTTACGCATTTGGTTTTGGTTTCGAATGGGTTTAGATGCATTGGTTTGGGAGAATCCAAGATTTTAGACGGCGATGAACCGAAATCTGAATCTCTTCCGAaaaattggaatgaaaattattctattagATATGTTTATCAAGGGAAATTGTACATTTTGAAAGCTACTCATTTAGACGACGCAGTAATGATAAACCTGATAAGAATCGATGAACGTACTGTATCTTTCGTACAATTGAATACGAGAAGTGTCGCTTCCAGATCGGGACCTTTAAGCGAAATGATACCTAATCATAAAGATATAGTGGAACAAATTAGAACGCAGCTTATTAGTAAAGTGATTGTTTCTtcgaaaacaaaagaaaacgcTAGTCAAACTGAAAATCCGGGTCGAAGTAGAAGTGACGCTAGACAACAAGATGATCATTTAAGACGTTTTCCACCGACGCAACCCATAGTTCCAGTGATACCTGTAATACCGAACATCAATCCTGGTAATTATGGACGTAGTGATCTAGATCCTCTGGGAGGTATAGGACCGTTAGGATATCCCGCGGCAGGTGGAGGTGGGATGTTGTTCAGACCACCAGGGCCGTCTTTTGGTGGTGGATTTGGCGGAGTAGTCCCAGGCGGGAATGTAGGGCTTCCACCCGGTGCTGTTCCACCTGGTGCTAGATTTGATCCATTTAGACCTCCAGATCCTGATCGTTTTCCACCAAGAAGACCTAATAGACCTGATAACGACGAATTCCCGCCTCCAGGTTATGATGATATGTTTATGTAGTCAGtgtttttgatagtttttttaataacctatggaaaaaacgtttttttttttattataattttttaaaaatatgtaaaatggattctgtattttatttattcaataaaatagtttttgagtatgttttgtttgtgtattagttttttaatttgattgtaGTGGGAAGAATTTAATGCAAAAAAACCGGATCCGGCTAAAAATCATCCGGATGATGAAAAATTCTTACAAGAAGCAATGCAGAATATAGGAGACTATAAACTGAAAGAGGCTGATAATTATAAGCCGTCACCAGAAGAAAGAGAAACtactataaagaaatataagcAAGTACTCGATACTAGATTGAAAGTAAGTATAAATTTTGAAGCAGCTCAATACAAAGTAAAAATGCTTAAAAGTCTAGATACATTATcctagaatttaattttttaataaataaagataaattacttcaactaaaaaatatttctaaattagttactgttttttcaccaaattcaacatttatatacatttgtgataaaaaaaaacgactCGGGCAACTACCCTGCAATCGCAAGTCATTGGcagaaattttttcttttaaagcTAATTGTATTTAGTAATTAGGGGTAACTGCCCCTTATAACAGTTTATTTTTCTGATCAATCACTTATCAGTTAGATTGATAAGTGAAAACTTCATCTTAATTCAGGACCACTTACCGCACTTTTCGTACGGTAATATTTACAGGATATAGAAATTGCCGCTATGGATAGACCAGCGCCTAGGCGGGATTTAAATCCTATTGAGTATTTATGGGATACACCAgtcacacagatggcgctgccattgtcaaatccatctttccttaattttgtgaggGTATGAACACAGAAGGCGTCGGGTTAGTCtttattggttaggttaggtattgttttgtttagaaCATTTTTGTGACAAAAATGACCAATCCAGGGAATTTCTATTGGTTTAcgagtaatttataattattttgattgtattaCCCAAgctttaaaaacattaaaaatatgtttaaaaaacttTCAGCAATACAACATAAGACATAACTTTATAAAAAGAGTTTACGATTTACGAGACctgaaatataaaacattagAACAATTAAAAGTGTATAGGGAAGAATTGCTAGACATACATCTCGAACTACCACATAACCTCCACCATTTCGGTCCGGATATACCCGAAAAAAATCCCGACGAATTTCCCGAAGAGAAATTAACACCGAAAATTATTATCGAAGAAACTGAAGAATCGATTACTACTACTAATACAATCGATTACGTGCCCGTAAGTTTTATATCGATTAAACGCCAAATACACcgtaattatttgtttttttttataattttagcaACCTACAGTGAAAGCTAGAGAACGTTATATACTACCCAACagaaatatttatccaaaaatgaataataacaTTTTCGTACCGTCCCGTCCTTTATCCGATATCGAATATGTAATTACAGCTGATTTCAACGAATTACTTAATAATTATCCCGTCGACATTGACACTCCTTTCGAGTCCGAATTGAGAGCAAAAAGACTCACAAGGTATTTTCGCATAATACGTAGGTCGGCAtaagtctggcaacgctgtcgaaaCTTTAGCATAAGTCCGGCTACGCTCATAAGTCTCGCAACGTTATCGAACAAATCGGTATAAGTTTAGTTACGCTCTAAAGTTTGACAACGTTGCCGAAAAATCGGCATAAGTCCGGCGACGCTCGGAAGTCTGGCAACGATCTCGAAAAATCGGCATGAGTATCATGAAAACGAATTATGTTCGTGCTTCAGACAGTTGTAACTACGTCGGGATGAATAACCGATACAAGTTCACAATTCAAAAAAGAGTTTCACGTCGTATCTGAGTAGGAAactatgtttaccgaatttcaacaacGATTTCCGAACTCACCGCTACCAAATCATTCAACAGTGTAGAAGACGTatcagaaattcttaaaaacgggctctgttgcgaCGCGCCGCGCTCCGAACAATCGgtatctgtaacaactaacgaaaatatggaaacagtagCGCTGGAGTTAATTTCCTTTGAGAAATTCATTTCGACGTtgcattttttttgttgttgcaAATTTGTTGTCCGACTTATGTCGCCTTCTGTAGTAGAGGACGAGaaccaatttattttatttatttattgtagagTGCTTTTTAATCAATCActtataatttccaaaatgaaTAAAGCAATCGCGGATTTCAATTACGAAATCGAAGAAGGTAAAAAAGCGCGTTTGCCGGTTCACCCTCAAGGTAATTTCGTCGATATCTTCATTCTAACGTTGAATcaagaattgaatattttaaaaaaattcgaagaCGGTGAAgattatcttcaaaataagGTTAACAAATGTTTATTGCACGTTCATAACATGGAGGATGAAATCGATGaggaaaaaagtaaaaaaatcgatatagAAAACGAAATCGAGTTGAATCATCAGGAAGAacagaaaatacaagaaaaatttaaacaCGTTACCGAGACTagtaaatattatgattttctGAGGAaagtttttcgtaaaaaatataGACCGCCAAAGCAAACAACCGATTCTGGTAAGTCGATTTTTTTCCTGCGGAAACCGTTATTTTAGTTTAGTCCACCTCTATACTATATAACGTtaattaatacataaaaaaatataagtcaTTTGTTAGCGCGGTATTCGTTTATTCAGCCATCTtgttaatctaacctaacttttctTCCTCTTTTCCCAAACTTCAACTGTCACATATCATTTTTTATGGTTACCCAGTGTAAATACTGCATTTGATACTATGAATAAACTTAATATTGagattaattttgaaacttttctcTAATCTCCAATAGGACGACATTAATATTGACTCGAAACTAAAAATTAGT
This genomic interval carries:
- the LOC130894388 gene encoding proteasome inhibitor PI31 subunit, with the protein product MAESVFGWDLLYNSVEKDIKNNQDILICLTHLVLVSNGFRCIGLGESKILDGDEPKSESLPKNWNENYSIRYVYQGKLYILKATHLDDAVMINLIRIDERTVSFVQLNTRSVASRSGPLSEMIPNHKDIVEQIRTQLISKVIVSSKTKENASQTENPGRSRSDARQQDDHLRRFPPTQPIVPVIPVIPNINPGNYGRSDLDPLGGIGPLGYPAAGGGGMLFRPPGPSFGGGFGGVVPGGNVGLPPGAVPPGARFDPFRPPDPDRFPPRRPNRPDNDEFPPPGYDDMFM